ACAGTTCGAATCAGTATACCGGGATTCCTGATCCATTCTATCCTTCCCGTTTTTTCTTCTCTCTTTGTCCCTCTGTCTCTTTGTCCCTTTCTTATAACAATAAATAACGGAAATAAATATAAATACTTGTCACGATCAACGAGACAAGGGTATACACAATTCCGTATCTGGTAAACTCAAGAAATGTGATTTTAAAACCATTTTTTTGTGCTATACCGGCGGAAATCACATTCGCCGTTGCTCCAACCAGTGTCAGATTCCCTCCGAGACATGCCCCGGCAGAGAGAGACCACCATAAAACATGACCGATAGACGCCCCGTAGTTTGCGTTCAGCACCTTAATGAGGGGTATCATCGTAGCCACGAACGGAATGTTATCGATAAATCCCGAGAGAATACCGGATCCCCAGATGATGCTGAACACGGCGGCGTTTATATTGTTTCCGGATGCGGCGATAATTCTGTCGCCGAGAAATTCTATGATTTTCAGTTCTTCCAGCGCACCGACCATGATAAACAGCCCGGTGAAAAAGAATATGGTAATCCATTCGATTTCCGCAAAGTACTCGTCGGGATTGCTTTTCGATATTATTAACAGCAGGGTTGCGCCGGTCATGGCTATTACTGCTGGCCCAACATGAATGGTATCATGAAGCAAAAATCCCACTATAACCAGCATAAGAACAAACAGTGCCTTATAGAGGAATGGCCTGTCTGTTATCGAACTTGATTCGTCGAACTGCATTATCCGG
The sequence above is drawn from the bacterium genome and encodes:
- a CDS encoding ArsB/NhaD family transporter, translating into MDLKIIITVGIFVCVYIIISLELINKASIALFGASLILLLKIIPAKTALSKIDLNVIALLISMMVIVNIVKETGIFQYVAIKTAKLVQGEPFSILLLLMLLTAIFSAFLDNVTTILILSPLSILIAVELGISPVPFLITQAIASNIGGTSTLIGDPPNIMIAYATSLSFNDFLVNLGPLIIIIMLTCILVTVVFFRKTLVVPFERRARIMQFDESSSITDRPFLYKALFVLMLVIVGFLLHDTIHVGPAVIAMTGATLLLIISKSNPDEYFAEIEWITIFFFTGLFIMVGALEELKIIEFLGDRIIAASGNNINAAVFSIIWGSGILSGFIDNIPFVATMIPLIKVLNANYGASIGHVLWWSLSAGACLGGNLTLVGATANVISAGIAQKNGFKITFLEFTRYGIVYTLVSLIVTSIYIYFRYLLL